A single genomic interval of Megalobrama amblycephala isolate DHTTF-2021 linkage group LG17, ASM1881202v1, whole genome shotgun sequence harbors:
- the LOC125251569 gene encoding apoptosis-associated speck-like protein containing a CARD: MSSFEAQFVDKNEAALIQRVSSVMPIADELKNKGMIHDEKYAEIKAEVTNQGKMRKLFEALHSGGDRVKNDFYYALKHHEPFLFKSLGGVTAENTFEVDSSEQNLQESMELL; the protein is encoded by the exons AGGCTCAGTTTGTGGATAAGAACGAGGCAGCGCTTATTCAAAGGGTTTCTTCAGTGATGCCAATAGCAGATGAGCTCAAAAATAAGGGCATGATACATGATGAAAAATATGCGGAGATCAAAGCAGAAGTAACCAACCAGGGCAAAATGAGAAAGCTGTTTGAAGCACTGCATTCTGGAGGAGACAGAGTGAAAAATGACTTTTATTATGCGCTGAAACATCATGAACCATTCCTCTTCAAAAGTCTGG GTGGTGTGACAGCTGAAAACACATTTGAGGTGGACAGCAGTGAGCAGAACCTGCAGGAGAGCATGGAGCTATTGTGA